A single genomic interval of Porphyromonas sp. oral taxon 275 harbors:
- the rfbA gene encoding glucose-1-phosphate thymidylyltransferase RfbA — MKGIVLAGGAGTRLYPITKGVSKQLLPIYDKPMIYYPISVLMLAGIREILIISTPEDLPGFRRLLGDGSSYGLSFSYAEQPSPDGLAQAFIIGRDFIGDDSACLVLGDNIFYGMSFTQLLQQSVARAEREGRATIFGYWVSDPERYGVAEFDAEGRCISIEEKPAQPKSNYAVVGLYFYPNKVVDVAAEVKPSARGELEITSVNQAFLESGELSIETLGRGFAWLDTGTHDSLSEASTFVEVIEKRQGLKVACLEEIAYHQGWLSAEELRRVAEPMKRNQYGQYLLRLLER, encoded by the coding sequence ATGAAAGGAATAGTCCTAGCAGGCGGTGCGGGCACGCGCCTCTATCCCATCACCAAGGGCGTGAGCAAGCAGCTCCTGCCCATCTACGACAAGCCGATGATCTACTACCCGATCTCGGTACTGATGCTCGCAGGCATACGCGAGATACTCATCATCTCCACCCCCGAGGATCTGCCCGGCTTCCGCCGCCTCCTCGGTGACGGGTCGAGCTATGGGCTCAGCTTCAGCTACGCCGAGCAGCCCTCTCCCGACGGCCTAGCTCAGGCCTTCATCATCGGTCGGGACTTCATCGGCGACGACAGCGCCTGCCTCGTGCTGGGGGATAATATCTTCTACGGTATGAGCTTCACGCAGCTGCTGCAGCAGTCGGTGGCGCGTGCCGAGCGCGAGGGTAGGGCGACGATCTTCGGCTACTGGGTCAGCGACCCCGAGCGCTATGGGGTGGCGGAGTTCGACGCCGAGGGGCGCTGCATCTCCATCGAGGAGAAGCCCGCCCAGCCCAAGAGCAACTACGCCGTGGTAGGCCTGTACTTCTATCCCAATAAGGTCGTCGATGTGGCGGCTGAGGTCAAGCCCTCGGCACGCGGCGAGCTGGAGATAACGAGTGTGAACCAGGCCTTCCTCGAGTCGGGCGAGCTCAGCATAGAGACGCTGGGCCGTGGCTTCGCTTGGCTCGATACGGGTACGCATGACTCCCTCTCGGAGGCCTCTACCTTCGTCGAGGTCATAGAGAAGCGTCAGGGGCTCAAGGTCGCTTGCCTCGAGGAGATCGCCTACCACCAGGGCTGGCTCAGTGCTGAGGAGCTGCGCCGTGTGGCCGAGCCGATGAAGCGCAATCAGTATGGTCAGTACCTCCTTAGACTCCTCGAGCGCTAG
- the rfbC gene encoding dTDP-4-dehydrorhamnose 3,5-epimerase, with amino-acid sequence MKILNTAIPEVKILEPRLFEDARGYFFESFNERLFAELVAPVHFVQDNESRSSYGVVRGLHFQCGEAAQAKLVRVIRGRVLDVAVDVRRGSPTFGQHVAVELTEDNHRQLFIPRGFAHGFSVLSEEVIFQYKCDNYYAPEAEGAIAWDDPALGIDWRIPHERVILSAKDSAHPRLSEATKLAEYIR; translated from the coding sequence ATGAAGATCCTAAATACTGCTATCCCCGAGGTCAAGATCCTCGAGCCGCGCCTCTTCGAGGATGCCCGCGGCTACTTCTTCGAGTCCTTCAATGAGCGCCTCTTCGCCGAGCTCGTAGCACCCGTACACTTCGTCCAGGACAATGAGAGCCGCTCCAGCTACGGCGTCGTGCGCGGCCTTCACTTCCAGTGCGGCGAGGCGGCGCAGGCCAAGCTGGTGCGCGTCATCCGTGGCCGTGTGCTGGACGTGGCGGTAGACGTGCGGCGGGGCTCGCCCACCTTCGGGCAGCACGTGGCCGTAGAGCTGACGGAGGATAATCACCGCCAGCTCTTCATCCCCCGCGGCTTCGCCCACGGCTTCAGTGTGCTGAGCGAGGAGGTCATCTTCCAGTACAAGTGCGACAACTACTACGCCCCCGAGGCCGAGGGCGCTATTGCCTGGGATGATCCCGCGCTAGGGATCGACTGGCGCATCCCGCACGAACGGGTGATCCTCTCGGCCAAGGACAGTGCTCACCCCCGCCTCTCGGAGGCCACCAAGCTAGCCGAGTACATCCGATGA
- the rfbD gene encoding dTDP-4-dehydrorhamnose reductase, with protein MSYAQPLLLLGASGQLGSELRRLLDAAAVPYLAPELDELDLTSPASLTSYLAAHQPRLIINAAAYTAVDKAESERELAEQLNHLAPAQLAQWAAEAGAYLIHVSTDYVFDGTAHSPLSEEQPTAPLGVYGRTKRSGEVAIERSGCRYTILRTAWLYSSYGANFVKTMLRLMRERSQLTVVADQIGSPTYARDLAGCILQLLQLPEPLVGLYHFSNEGVASWYDFAEAIREYAGLDCEVLPIPTSAYPTAAERPLYSLLDKAKIKAALPELYIPHWRSSLQSCLPLILANTHD; from the coding sequence ATGAGCTACGCCCAGCCACTTCTACTCCTCGGCGCCAGCGGTCAGCTCGGCAGCGAGCTGCGCCGCCTGCTGGATGCCGCCGCCGTACCTTATCTAGCCCCTGAGCTGGACGAGCTTGACCTCACGAGCCCCGCCTCCCTGACGAGCTACCTAGCGGCTCATCAGCCGCGCCTCATCATCAACGCAGCGGCCTATACCGCCGTGGACAAGGCCGAGAGCGAGCGTGAGCTCGCCGAGCAGCTCAATCATCTAGCCCCTGCTCAGCTCGCCCAGTGGGCTGCCGAGGCGGGCGCCTACCTCATCCACGTCTCGACGGACTATGTCTTCGACGGCACGGCACACAGCCCTCTGAGTGAGGAGCAGCCCACGGCGCCCCTCGGCGTCTATGGCCGTACGAAGCGCTCGGGCGAGGTGGCCATCGAGCGCTCGGGCTGCCGCTACACGATCCTCCGTACGGCCTGGCTCTACTCCAGCTACGGGGCGAACTTCGTCAAGACGATGCTTCGCCTGATGCGCGAGCGCAGCCAGCTCACGGTCGTCGCGGACCAGATCGGGAGCCCCACCTATGCGCGAGATCTGGCGGGCTGCATCCTCCAGCTCCTCCAGCTCCCCGAGCCGCTGGTCGGGCTCTACCACTTCAGCAATGAGGGGGTCGCCAGCTGGTACGACTTTGCCGAGGCCATACGCGAGTACGCAGGCCTCGACTGCGAGGTGCTGCCCATACCGACGAGCGCCTACCCGACGGCAGCCGAGCGCCCGCTCTATTCGCTCCTAGACAAGGCGAAGATCAAGGCAGCCCTGCCCGAGCTCTACATCCCCCACTGGCGCAGCTCGCTCCAGAGCTGCCTGCCCCTAATCCTAGCGAACACTCATGACTAA